One window of Candidatus Omnitrophota bacterium genomic DNA carries:
- a CDS encoding NGG1p interacting factor NIF3, which yields MKFKDIYEFVVKRGIAKDPRQRADIKKTLANARKEYNKLSAARKAAFDKERVKHPYDDTRMLYGDPAAEIETIMVGIDMEVGELLVADRLREKGIGIDLVMAHHPEGKALAGFYHVMSMQADILKKLGITYSIGKELLDERMAEVARSISAVNHTRSVDVAQLLDINYMCVHTPADNHVTDYLQRLFDNRKPKTLKDVISILDTVPEYRDASKKNAGAFIMIGKEKDKAGKIVVDMTGGTEGSKRVFPRLSQAGVGTLIGMHFSEEHFKAAKAEYINIVVAGHISSDTLGLNLLLDSLCEKDDFKIIPCSGFVRVDRRKK from the coding sequence ATGAAATTTAAAGATATTTACGAATTTGTTGTTAAAAGAGGCATCGCGAAAGACCCGCGCCAAAGAGCGGATATTAAAAAGACGCTCGCGAACGCAAGGAAGGAATATAATAAATTATCAGCCGCAAGAAAAGCGGCATTTGACAAAGAGAGGGTGAAGCATCCTTACGATGACACAAGGATGCTCTATGGCGATCCTGCCGCCGAGATAGAGACGATAATGGTCGGTATAGATATGGAAGTGGGCGAGCTATTGGTAGCAGACAGGCTGAGAGAAAAAGGTATCGGCATAGACCTTGTTATGGCCCATCATCCGGAAGGAAAAGCCCTTGCCGGGTTTTATCATGTCATGAGCATGCAGGCCGATATATTGAAAAAACTCGGGATTACATATTCCATAGGCAAGGAATTGCTGGATGAGCGTATGGCGGAGGTAGCCAGAAGCATATCCGCGGTAAATCACACAAGGAGCGTAGACGTGGCGCAGCTCTTGGACATTAATTACATGTGCGTTCATACGCCTGCCGATAATCATGTTACGGATTATTTGCAGAGGTTATTTGATAATAGAAAACCCAAGACTTTGAAAGACGTTATAAGCATACTGGATACCGTGCCCGAATACCGCGACGCGTCAAAAAAGAACGCGGGCGCTTTTATAATGATAGGCAAGGAAAAAGACAAAGCCGGCAAGATCGTCGTCGATATGACAGGCGGTACCGAGGGCTCGAAGAGGGTCTTTCCCAGGCTTTCCCAGGCGGGCGTCGGTACGCTGATAGGCATGCATTTCAGCGAGGAGCATTTCAAAGCGGCGAAGGCCGAGTATATAAATATAGTAGTCGCCGGCCACATATCGAGCGACACTCTCGGGTTGAATCTTCTTTTGGATTCGCTCTGCGAAAAAGACGATTTTAAAATTATACCTTGTTCGGGTTTTGTACGGGTTGACAGGCGAAAGAAATAA